From a single Cotesia glomerata isolate CgM1 linkage group LG6, MPM_Cglom_v2.3, whole genome shotgun sequence genomic region:
- the LOC123267454 gene encoding uncharacterized protein LOC123267454: MLPAGNGQPKAERLSIHVTGINTDKNLKTPILSDGTGESQASAIFETLIEWDLCDNVKAMCFDTTSSNTGCFNGACALLEDKIGRDLLYLACRHHTSELMLRNVAEVAWPVTNSPNVPIFKRLRDNWEKIDKSAYEIGTEDKDIALILNQRKDDILDFIENQLKNHHPRNDYKEFLELSCIFLGGIKSHRAEFKAPGAFHHARWLSKALYCLKIYMFRNQFKMGANEKKILQKICVFIVIFYVKIWFTAPNAINAPNSDLQLVKDLIDYRKIHPEIANAALDKLSRHLWYLHENLACLALFDETVSVEEKVKIVQKINSQVAVKKPNKRLSVAYEEITSLSEKNISDFVNPNSLFIFEQFELPYEFLHTDPSLWESNLEYKRCYDTFKKLKVVNDTAERGVALAESFNEVLTYNEDERQRIFQTVQHHRSQYTSCKKSQYIDNELI; this comes from the exons ATGCTTCCTGCGGGAAATGGTCAACCAAAAGCAGAACGATTATCAATACACGTCACCGGAATaaatactgataaaaatttaaaaactccgaTTCTCTCTGATGGCACAGGTGAAAGCCAAGCTTCAGCCATTTTTGAAACGCTGATAGAGTGGGATCTTTGCGATAATGTTAAAGCAATGTGCTTTGATACAACTAGTTCAAATACCG GTTGTTTTAATGGCGCATGTGCATTATTAGAAGATAAAATTGGCCGTGACTTATTATATCTTGCTTGTCGCCATCATACTTCTGAATTGATGTTACGAAATGTTGCAGAAGTTGCTTGGCCAGTGACGAATAGTCCAAATGTACCAATTTTCAAAAGACTCAGAGATAATtgggaaaaaattgataaatctgCGTATGAAATCGGCACAGAGGATAAAGATATTGcacttattttaaatcaaagaaaagacGATATTCTTGACTTCATAGAAAATCAACTGaag aatCATCATCCGAGAAATGATTACAAGGAGTTTTTGGAGCTGAGCTGTATCTTTTTGGGTGGTATCAAAAGTCATAGAGCCGAATTTAAAGCACCTGGTGCTTTTCATCACGCACGGTGGTTATCGAAAGCTCTCTATtgcttgaaaatatatatgtttagaAACCAGTTTAAAATGGGagcaaacgaaaaaaaaattttgcagaaaaTATGTGTTTTCATcgtaatattttatgtaaaaatatggtTTACTGCTCCTAATGCAATAAATGCTCCAAACTCGGATTTGCAATTAGTAAAAGATCTTATTGACTACAGAAAAATACATCCAGAAATTGCAAATGCAGCACTCGATAAATTGTCTCGGCATTTGTGGTACTTACACGAAAATCTTGCTTGTTTAGCTCTTTTTGATGAAACTGTGTCAGTAGAAGAAAAAGTAAAGAtcgtacaaaaaataaattcccagGTAGCGGTCAAAAAGCCTAATAAACGTTTATCAGTCGCTTATGAAGAAATAACGTCGTTATCTGAGAAAAACATAAGCGATTTTGTTAATCCAAActcgttgtttatttttgagcaATTTGAGCTCCCCTATGAATTTTTGCATACAGATCCAAGTTTGTGGGAATCAAATCTTGAGTATAAACGATGTTATGATacattcaaaaagttaaaagtagTAAACGATACTGCGGAAAGAGGAGTAGCGCTAGCCGAAAGTTTTAATGAAGTATTGACTTATAACGAAGATGAAAgacaaagaatttttcaaactgtTCAGCACCATCGATCTCAATACACATCGTGTAAAAAATCACAATATATTGACAATGAATTAATCTAA
- the LOC123268039 gene encoding uncharacterized protein LOC123268039: MKLKNHRNRAKTSKRQRTNVEQFSKRLDKLFDIANCAALKNLPKNLQQFLTDCRKGNRNIHLPAIDVIPEETSGNLSAMEVETPNNEEIGMKLSQQSSLNSFCSSISNSSELKRTCSDFEDTMPAPKKNKIDILTSELVLALDRTKTSNRNAMYIISAVIQSLGLEIDKYNLSYSNIRNKKKFLMTLS; encoded by the exons ATGAAACTGAAGAATCATCGAAATCGTGCAAAGACATCGAAAAGACAACGAACAAATGTGGAACAGTTTAGCAAACgtcttgataaattatttgacattGCAAATTGTGctgcactaaaaaatttaccgaaaaatttGCAGCAATTTTTGACAGATTGTCGTAAAGGAAATAGAAATATCCATCTACCAGCAATTGACGTTATACCAGAAGAAACTTCTGGAAATCTGTCTGCGATGGAAGTAGAAACTCCCAATAATGAGGAAATTG GAATGAAATTATCCCAACAGTCGTCCTTAAATAGTTTCTGTAGTTCCATATCAAATTCCAGTGAATTGAAGCGAACTTGTTCAGACTTTGAAGATACAATGCCAGCgcctaagaaaaataaaattgatattctgaCTTCGGAATTAGTATTAGCACTAGATAGAACTAAAACTAGTAACAGAAATGCGATGTACATCATTTCTGCTGTTATTCAAAGTTTAGGACTTgagattgataaatataatttaagttaCTCCAATATTCGCAAT aagaagaaatttttgatgactCTCTCGTAG
- the LOC123266563 gene encoding retinoid-inducible serine carboxypeptidase-like produces MSRLLIVLLLSSCIIYAQLNNVEGKKGFGKGEQDWSYEEVRPGAHMFWWLYYANPPNKSANFNALSKPLVIWIHGGPGSSATGYGNFEEIGPYDLFGQYRNLTLVNDYNVLFIDNPVGSGFSYVDNESAYAQNNAQIARDLLECIKRFLQKIPAFKNIPTYIFGESYGAKMGAELATVWYKAQKCSDVQSKLKGILLGSPWISPIDTVLSWPQFLLNTGIVDTAGARRIESSARKADEAVKAENWKAATDAEVDTLNTIGQVSENITQFNILIERSSHAGVQNFTTRFPKPPKPAEHWAELVRFVNTDVKRALGLTSNWVMDSEKVAEVLWSDIFKPGVNFVEELLNETNLKVYIYNGQLDLICALPGTLKWVENLKWKYDDAWKNAPRVPFSVDGILEGYVKAYKKFKMFWVFRAGHLTTTDNPYATTAIVQDLTSA; encoded by the exons atgTCACGCCTTTTGATTGTATTACTTCTCTCATCTTGTATTATTTACG cgcAATTGAACAACGTGGAGGGAAAAAAAGGTTTTGGTAAAGGAGAACAAGACTGGAGCTATGAAGAAGTAAGACCAGGTGCTCACATGTTCTGGTGGCTTTACTATGCGAATCCACCAAACAAATCTGCGAATTTCAATGCCTTGTCAAAACCACTAGTAATTTGGATCCATGGTGGACCTGGAAGTTCAGCTACCGGTTACGGAAACTTTGAAGAAATCGGTCCATATGATCTTTTCGGTCAATACCGTAATCTCACTTTGGTCAATGATTACAATGTTCTGTTCATCGACAACCCGGTTGGCTCTGGATTCAGTTATGTCGATAACGAATCTGCTTATGCCCAAAATAATGCGCAAATAGCGAGAGATCTGTTGGAATGTATCAAGCGATTTTTGCAGAAAATTCcagcattcaaaaatatccCTACGTACATTTTTGGAGAATCGTATGGTGCTAAAATGGGCGCGGAACTGGCTACAGTTTGGTACAAg GCTCAAAAATGTAGTGATGTTCAAAGTAAACTAAAAGGAATTCTTTTGGGTTCTCCTTGGATTTCTCCAATTGATACTGTTTTATCTTGGCcacaatttttgttaaatact gGTATTGTTGACACCGCTGGTGCGAGAAGGATAGAATCATCCGCCAGAAAAGCTGATGAAGCTGTAAAAGCCGAAAATTGGAAAGCAGCTACTGACGCTGAAGTTGATACCTTGAATACTATTGGACAAGTCAGTGAAAATATTACACAATTTAACATTCTAATTGAAAGAAGTAGCCATGCAGGAgtacaaaattttacaacCCGTTTCCCAAAACCGCCTAAACCAGCAGAGCATTGGGCAGAGCTGGTTCGGTTTGTGAATACTGACGTGAAAAGAGCTTTAGGACTAACTTCAAACTGGGTTATGGATTCAGAAAAAGTCGCTGAAGTCCTTTGGTCAGATATCTTCAAGCCTGGTGTCAATTTCG ttgAGGAATTGTTGAACGAAACGAATTTGAAAGTTTATATCTACAACGGGCAGCTGGATTTGATTTGTGCCTTGCCAGGAACTCTCAAGTGGgtggaaaatttaaaatggaAATATGATGATGCCTGGAAAAATGCACCGAGAGTCCCATTCTCTGTTGACGGCATTCTCGAGGGATACGTCAAGGCGTATAAGAAATTCAAGATGTTCTGGGTCTTCCGAGCTGGAcatttg acTACTACTGACAATCCCTACGCTACGACTGCAATTGTCCAAGATCTCACGTCGGCTTGA